One Janthinobacterium sp. TB1-E2 genomic region harbors:
- the glmM gene encoding phosphoglucosamine mutase has product MTRKYFGTDGIRGLVGTAPITPDFVMRLGYAAGKVLAKSQGGKARPTVLIGKDTRISGYMLEAALEAGLSAAGVDVMLAGPMPTPAIAYLTRALRLAAGVVISASHNPYHDNGIKFFSGQGTKLPDSVELEIEAALDEPMACVPSDKLGRAKRLDDAQGRYIEFCKSTFPNELDLRGLKIVVDCAHGAAYHIAPHVFHELGAEVIAIGNKPDGFNINAGFGATATKAMAEAVVEHGADLGIALDGDADRLIMCDATGRMYNGDELLYVMVKDRLATGPVAGAVGTLMTNMALEVLFKQQGIGFARAKVGDRYVLEVMKEKGWILGGEGSGHLLCLDRHTTGDGIVSALQVLSALKRSGQSLQQCLAELVLFPQTLINLRVAPGFDWQKNAAMVAEKELVEAELGDTGRVLIRASGTEPLIRVMVEAKDKEKAESMARRIADKVGA; this is encoded by the coding sequence ATGACGCGTAAATATTTTGGCACCGATGGCATCCGCGGTCTGGTGGGCACGGCTCCGATCACCCCCGATTTCGTCATGCGCCTCGGTTATGCAGCCGGCAAGGTGCTGGCCAAGTCGCAAGGCGGCAAGGCGCGCCCGACTGTGCTGATCGGCAAGGACACGCGCATTTCCGGCTACATGCTGGAAGCGGCGCTGGAAGCGGGCCTGTCGGCCGCCGGCGTGGACGTGATGCTGGCCGGCCCCATGCCGACCCCGGCGATTGCCTACCTGACGCGGGCGCTGCGCCTGGCGGCCGGTGTCGTCATTTCCGCCTCGCACAATCCGTATCATGACAACGGCATCAAGTTCTTTTCCGGCCAGGGCACCAAGCTGCCCGACAGCGTGGAACTGGAAATCGAGGCGGCGCTCGACGAACCCATGGCTTGCGTGCCATCGGACAAGCTGGGCCGCGCCAAACGCCTGGATGACGCCCAGGGCCGCTACATCGAATTTTGCAAGAGCACCTTCCCGAACGAACTGGACTTGCGTGGCCTGAAGATCGTCGTCGATTGCGCGCACGGCGCCGCCTACCATATCGCGCCGCACGTGTTCCATGAGCTGGGCGCGGAAGTCATCGCCATCGGCAACAAGCCCGACGGCTTCAATATCAATGCGGGCTTCGGCGCCACGGCGACCAAGGCCATGGCCGAAGCCGTCGTCGAGCACGGCGCGGACCTGGGCATCGCGCTCGATGGCGACGCCGACCGCCTGATCATGTGCGACGCCACGGGCCGTATGTACAACGGCGACGAGTTGTTGTACGTCATGGTCAAGGACCGCCTGGCGACGGGTCCCGTGGCCGGCGCCGTCGGCACGTTGATGACGAATATGGCGCTGGAAGTGCTGTTCAAGCAGCAGGGCATCGGCTTTGCGCGCGCCAAGGTGGGCGACCGCTACGTGCTGGAAGTCATGAAGGAAAAGGGCTGGATACTGGGCGGCGAAGGCTCGGGCCATTTGCTGTGCCTGGATCGCCACACGACGGGCGACGGCATCGTCTCCGCGCTGCAAGTGCTGTCCGCGCTCAAGCGCAGCGGCCAGAGCCTGCAGCAATGCCTGGCCGAACTGGTGCTGTTCCCGCAAACCCTGATCAACCTGCGTGTGGCGCCCGGTTTCGACTGGCAGAAAAATGCCGCCATGGTGGCCGAGAAAGAGCTGGTCGAGGCCGAACTGGGCGACACGGGCCGCGTGCTGATCCGCGCTTCGGGCACGGAACCGCTGATCCGCGTGATGGTGGAAGCGAAAGACAAGGAGAAGGCCGAGAGCATGGCGCGCCGCATCGCCGATAAAGTCGGCGCTTAA
- a CDS encoding PEP-CTERM sorting domain-containing protein codes for MKSVKSIAIKASMLAAMTVLASAAQAATWVDVGPASGFVIDGSTVTYSPSPALQVKYYDDNLVPQSPSDIQGYINGVFGTSLGTAVSYCESATSGCTAGTTAGLSGGVNSYTSAAAYDYLAIHFGQGELVFHWAAPVAAGTTFTIEGLPKDLSNYRAFISAVPEPGTYAMLLAGLGLLGFMARRRQGK; via the coding sequence ATGAAAAGCGTAAAGAGCATTGCCATCAAGGCATCCATGCTGGCCGCAATGACCGTACTGGCAAGTGCGGCCCAAGCCGCCACCTGGGTGGATGTGGGTCCGGCCAGCGGTTTCGTCATTGACGGCAGCACCGTCACTTATTCACCATCTCCGGCACTGCAGGTGAAATATTATGACGACAATCTCGTGCCACAAAGCCCCTCGGACATCCAGGGCTATATCAATGGCGTGTTCGGCACCAGCCTGGGCACCGCCGTCTCGTATTGCGAAAGCGCCACCTCGGGTTGCACTGCCGGCACCACGGCAGGCTTGAGCGGCGGCGTCAATTCGTATACGAGCGCGGCCGCCTATGACTACCTGGCCATCCACTTCGGCCAGGGCGAACTGGTGTTCCACTGGGCCGCACCCGTGGCTGCCGGCACCACCTTCACGATCGAAGGCCTGCCCAAGGACCTGAGCAATTACAGGGCCTTCATTTCAGCCGTGCCGGAACCTGGCACCTATGCCATGCTGCTGGCCGGCCTGGGTCTGCTGGGCTTCATGGCACGCCGCCGCCAGGGAAAGTAA
- a CDS encoding GbsR/MarR family transcriptional regulator, with protein sequence MTPLILTFVSHFGEMGSRWGFNRTVGQVYALLFVAEHPLHADEIAEHLSFSRSNVSIGLKELQGWGLIRQSRIPGDRREYFSSLGDVWQIFRVVAAERRRREVAPTLTVLREALLAPATEPVDQYAQERMREMYELVDLANTWFDDLQRLSPESMAQLMKMGAKVQKLLNAKDRLFGVSNNND encoded by the coding sequence ATGACGCCGCTGATCCTGACCTTTGTCAGCCATTTCGGCGAGATGGGCAGCCGCTGGGGCTTTAACCGTACGGTAGGGCAAGTGTACGCCTTGTTATTTGTCGCGGAGCACCCTTTGCACGCAGATGAAATCGCGGAGCACCTGAGTTTTTCACGCTCGAACGTGAGCATCGGCCTGAAGGAATTGCAGGGCTGGGGCTTGATCCGCCAGTCGCGCATTCCCGGCGACCGGCGCGAGTATTTTTCCTCGCTGGGCGATGTGTGGCAAATCTTCCGTGTGGTGGCCGCCGAGCGCCGCCGCCGCGAAGTGGCGCCCACCCTGACGGTGCTGCGCGAAGCGCTGCTGGCACCGGCCACGGAACCGGTGGATCAATATGCGCAGGAACGCATGCGCGAAATGTATGAACTGGTCGACCTGGCCAATACCTGGTTCGACGACTTGCAGCGCCTGTCGCCCGAATCGATGGCGCAGCTGATGAAAATGGGCGCCAAGGTACAAAAGCTGCTCAACGCCAAGGATCGCCTGTTTGGCGTCAGCAACAACAACGACTGA
- the cydD gene encoding thiol reductant ABC exporter subunit CydD, translating into MPTTSLSLPRFILPRAASLAQGGAALLWLPQAALLAWAVQAMQDGAPWRAALLPAVGVLLLGVLRAGCEAWGARRMYAAARAHLSTLREQVAQALAQRSPLDRQRAQSGQAASVIAEQAEAIVPYLVRYKPARWKVMLVPLVILAVVTPLSWIAALILLIAAPLIPVFMALVGMGAQAASRAQMVEMGSMNAFLLDRLRGLATLRALDAVDATAERLDASSQSVRRRTMVVLRIAFLSSAVLELFSALGVAMVAAFIGFSLLGSINFGTWGRELSLGQGLFILLLAPAFFEPLRELAAVWHDKAAGEAGLAGLHDLAADGVPLPGFGVEVAAVSSAAMAVAAAPAVELRQLRFAHPGEAPVFDGFDLTVRAGEHMALLGASGAGKTTLLSLLAGLLPASGGDIRIGGVRLTDSTVNTLRQRMAWMGQRPHVFAASVSQNVTLGRVGANAAQVTQALHLADLAKVAQAHPAVMLSDGGQGLSGGEAVRLALARVALHPHADLLLVDEPTAHLDSETAARVTDALLALAKGKTMIVATHDPVLAGRLQRTVQVDAHAQVQELRA; encoded by the coding sequence ATGCCGACCACGTCCTTGTCCTTGCCCCGCTTTATTCTTCCCCGTGCCGCCAGCCTGGCGCAAGGCGGCGCCGCCTTGCTGTGGCTGCCGCAGGCGGCCTTGCTGGCCTGGGCCGTGCAAGCCATGCAAGACGGTGCACCCTGGCGCGCGGCCCTGTTGCCGGCCGTTGGCGTGCTGCTGCTGGGCGTGCTGCGCGCCGGCTGCGAAGCGTGGGGCGCGCGGCGCATGTATGCGGCGGCACGCGCACACCTGTCCACCTTGCGGGAACAGGTGGCGCAAGCGCTGGCGCAGCGCTCGCCGCTGGACCGCCAGCGCGCCCAGTCGGGCCAGGCGGCCAGCGTCATCGCCGAACAGGCCGAAGCCATCGTGCCGTATCTGGTGCGCTACAAACCCGCGCGCTGGAAAGTGATGCTCGTGCCGCTCGTGATCCTCGCCGTGGTGACGCCGCTGTCGTGGATCGCCGCCTTGATCCTGCTCATCGCCGCCCCCTTGATTCCCGTCTTCATGGCCCTCGTCGGCATGGGCGCGCAAGCGGCCAGCCGCGCGCAGATGGTGGAAATGGGCAGCATGAACGCCTTCCTGCTGGACCGCCTGCGCGGCCTGGCTACCTTGCGCGCGCTCGACGCCGTCGACGCCACGGCCGAACGGCTCGATGCCTCGTCGCAATCCGTGCGCCGGCGCACGATGGTGGTGCTGCGCATCGCCTTTTTGTCGTCGGCCGTGCTCGAGCTGTTTTCCGCGCTCGGTGTGGCCATGGTGGCGGCCTTCATCGGTTTCTCTCTGCTGGGCAGCATCAATTTCGGCACCTGGGGCCGCGAGCTGAGCTTGGGGCAGGGCTTGTTCATCCTGCTGCTGGCGCCCGCGTTCTTCGAACCGCTGCGCGAACTGGCCGCCGTCTGGCACGACAAAGCGGCCGGCGAAGCGGGCCTGGCCGGTTTGCACGACCTGGCTGCCGATGGCGTGCCTTTGCCTGGTTTTGGTGTGGAAGTGGCCGCCGTTTCCAGCGCCGCTATGGCCGTGGCGGCGGCGCCCGCCGTGGAACTCCGGCAATTGCGCTTTGCCCATCCCGGCGAAGCGCCCGTGTTCGACGGCTTCGACCTGACCGTGCGCGCCGGCGAACACATGGCCCTGCTGGGCGCCAGCGGCGCCGGCAAGACCACCTTGCTGTCCCTGCTGGCCGGCTTGCTGCCCGCCAGCGGCGGCGACATCCGCATCGGCGGCGTGCGCCTGACCGACAGCACGGTCAATACCTTGCGCCAGCGTATGGCCTGGATGGGCCAGCGCCCGCACGTGTTTGCCGCGTCCGTCAGTCAGAACGTGACCCTGGGCCGCGTTGGGGCGAACGCCGCGCAAGTGACGCAGGCGCTGCACCTGGCGGACTTGGCCAAGGTGGCGCAGGCGCATCCGGCCGTCATGCTCAGCGATGGCGGCCAGGGCTTGTCCGGCGGCGAAGCCGTGCGCCTGGCCTTGGCCCGCGTGGCCCTGCATCCGCATGCCGATTTGCTGCTGGTCGATGAACCGACTGCCCACCTGGACAGCGAAACGGCGGCGCGCGTGACGGACGCCCTGCTGGCACTGGCGAAAGGCAAGACGATGATCGTCGCCACGCACGACCCGGTGCTGGCTGGCCGCCTGCAGCGCACAGTGCAGGTCGATGCGCATGCCCAAGTGCAGGAGTTGCGCGCATGA